A genomic window from Sulfurospirillum diekertiae includes:
- a CDS encoding pyridoxal-phosphate-dependent aminotransferase family protein: protein MLLLTPGPTPVPEAVRMAMGTPTIHHRTPEFESIFEKARGYLKQLFDMEEVLMLASSGTGAMEACVLHLCQSKAIVVNSGKFGERFGKICAAYNKPFVEIKNEWDTPVSVDAIVELVKNDPSIDAVCMQVCESAGGLRHPVEAVAKAVKAIRPNIMVIADGITAVGVEKVDTTHVDALISGSQKALMLPPGLAFIGLNAKALEIIENGGVGYYFNLKTELKNQRKNTTAWTAATTLVIGLVAMFELIDSQGGLDALYADTAKRAFATNKALQALGLHIYPKVPAKAMSAVLHDDASKIRKILKSKYGVNMAGGQDHIKETLFRINHMGLVNVYETAWTLNAVELALAELGKRAYDGTANRVFTQEFYQG from the coding sequence ATGTTACTTTTGACACCAGGACCAACTCCTGTTCCTGAAGCGGTTCGTATGGCGATGGGAACACCTACCATTCACCATAGAACACCTGAATTTGAGTCTATTTTTGAAAAAGCAAGAGGCTATTTAAAACAACTGTTTGATATGGAAGAAGTTTTGATGCTTGCAAGCAGTGGAACTGGTGCCATGGAAGCGTGTGTGCTTCATTTGTGCCAAAGTAAAGCGATTGTCGTCAATTCGGGCAAATTTGGCGAGCGTTTTGGCAAAATTTGTGCTGCCTACAATAAACCATTTGTCGAAATTAAAAATGAATGGGATACTCCTGTGAGTGTCGATGCCATTGTTGAGCTTGTTAAAAACGATCCGAGCATTGATGCTGTGTGTATGCAAGTGTGTGAAAGTGCAGGTGGCCTTCGTCATCCTGTTGAAGCCGTAGCCAAAGCAGTAAAAGCGATTCGCCCTAATATTATGGTCATTGCCGATGGTATCACCGCTGTGGGCGTTGAAAAAGTTGACACGACCCATGTTGATGCACTCATTTCAGGCAGTCAAAAAGCGTTGATGCTTCCTCCGGGGCTTGCCTTTATTGGTCTAAATGCTAAAGCGTTAGAGATCATTGAAAATGGCGGCGTGGGTTATTATTTTAACCTCAAAACGGAACTTAAAAATCAACGGAAAAATACAACGGCATGGACAGCAGCAACGACACTGGTTATTGGTCTTGTCGCTATGTTTGAACTCATAGACTCCCAGGGCGGTTTGGATGCGCTCTATGCGGATACGGCGAAAAGAGCTTTTGCCACCAATAAAGCTTTACAAGCTTTGGGATTGCACATCTATCCAAAAGTACCCGCTAAAGCGATGAGTGCCGTTTTACATGACGATGCGAGCAAAATCCGTAAAATTTTGAAAAGTAAATACGGTGTCAATATGGCAGGTGGACAAGATCACATAAAAGAGACACTGTTTAGAATCAACCACATGGGACTTGTTAATGTATATGAGACTGCGTGGACACTCAATGCTGTTGAATTAGCTCTTGCGGAACTTGGCAAGCGAGCATACGATGGCACTGCCAATAGGGTCTTTACCCAAGAATTTTACCAAGGTTAA
- a CDS encoding YbaB/EbfC family nucleoid-associated protein, which yields MFENFDLSKVGAMLEEAQKQAQKMQEDARNKQFTAKSGGGMVSVSMDGNGEVVDVTLDDSLLSDKESLQILLMSAINDVSKMVEDNKKLATSQMLSGIGGFGAKN from the coding sequence ATGTTTGAAAATTTTGATTTATCAAAAGTGGGTGCAATGCTTGAAGAAGCGCAAAAGCAAGCCCAAAAAATGCAAGAAGACGCAAGAAATAAGCAATTTACTGCTAAAAGCGGTGGTGGCATGGTCAGTGTGAGCATGGACGGTAATGGCGAAGTCGTCGATGTTACGCTTGATGATTCGCTTTTAAGTGATAAAGAATCGTTACAGATTTTACTCATGAGTGCCATTAATGATGTTTCCAAAATGGTAGAAGATAATAAAAAACTAGCAACATCTCAGATGCTCTCAGGCATTGGTGGATTTGGCGCAAAAAATTAA
- the tkt gene encoding transketolase: MENEKILKKQADTIRFLAADMVQRANSGHPGAPMGLADIVTILARHITHNPKNTKWLNRDRLVFSGGHASALVYSFLHLSGYDISLEDLKNFRQLGSKTPGHPEYGDVPGVEVTTGPLGQGISNAVGFAMAAKYAATLLNTPKTEVISHKVYCLCGDGDLQEGISYEACSLAGHLCLDNLVVIYDCNAITIEGDTSIAWSEDVKHRFEAQGWEVSRIDGHDYEEINDVLEQSKEQTKPYLIIADTTIAKGACEMEGSHHAHGAPLGCEEIKNSKIKAGFDPEKNFSVDDDVYARFNCALEKGDLAEAKWNALVKNELSSEKKALLEALLTPDFSKIEWPNFDSDVATRDSNGKILNAIAQAIPGFLGGSADLSPSNKSELKDMGDFPLGRNIHFGIREHAMGAIINAFALYGLFIPFGATFFIFSDYMKPTVRLAALMKLKNFYIWTHDSIGVGEDGPTHQPIEQLSQFRALPNFYVYRPCDGRENVKAWKKALSMQAPAAFVCSRQKLRALKDDRAYGDVENGGYLVKRRENAQVTIMASGSEVYLALEVACYLSMFGIPSNMVSVPCFDLLNEQDEAYIQTIIEPQTKVIAIEAGAGIEWYRYADKVICMERFGASGPAELLFEKFGFKAHQATQVACEFLGLDYNALKAELERDNEKKHCI, translated from the coding sequence ATGGAAAATGAAAAAATATTAAAAAAACAAGCTGATACAATCCGATTTTTAGCGGCAGATATGGTACAACGTGCTAATAGTGGACATCCTGGTGCTCCTATGGGACTCGCCGATATCGTCACCATTTTGGCACGACATATCACACATAATCCTAAAAATACAAAGTGGCTCAATCGTGATCGTTTAGTGTTTAGTGGTGGACATGCTTCAGCGTTGGTTTACTCTTTTTTACATTTAAGTGGATATGACATTAGTTTAGAAGATCTTAAAAATTTTAGGCAACTCGGTAGTAAAACGCCAGGTCATCCTGAGTATGGTGATGTTCCCGGTGTTGAAGTAACGACGGGCCCTTTAGGTCAAGGTATTTCGAATGCCGTTGGTTTTGCAATGGCGGCTAAGTATGCAGCGACTCTTTTAAATACACCCAAAACAGAAGTGATTTCCCATAAAGTATACTGTTTGTGCGGTGATGGTGATCTTCAAGAAGGTATCAGTTACGAAGCATGCTCCTTAGCAGGACATTTGTGTTTAGATAATTTAGTGGTGATTTACGATTGTAATGCTATTACCATTGAAGGGGATACGTCAATTGCTTGGAGTGAAGATGTCAAACATCGTTTTGAAGCCCAAGGTTGGGAAGTCTCCCGTATTGATGGTCACGATTATGAAGAAATTAATGATGTTTTAGAGCAATCCAAAGAGCAAACCAAACCCTATTTAATTATTGCCGATACAACCATTGCCAAAGGTGCTTGCGAGATGGAAGGAAGCCATCATGCTCATGGTGCACCTTTGGGGTGTGAAGAGATTAAAAATTCTAAAATCAAAGCAGGATTTGATCCAGAGAAAAACTTCAGCGTGGATGATGATGTTTATGCACGTTTTAACTGTGCGCTTGAAAAAGGTGACTTGGCTGAGGCCAAGTGGAATGCACTGGTTAAAAACGAGTTAAGTAGTGAGAAAAAGGCTCTTTTAGAAGCATTGCTAACGCCTGATTTTTCAAAAATCGAATGGCCAAATTTTGATAGCGATGTGGCAACGCGTGACAGCAATGGTAAAATTTTGAATGCTATTGCACAAGCCATTCCTGGTTTTCTAGGAGGAAGTGCTGATCTTAGTCCTTCCAATAAAAGCGAATTGAAAGATATGGGTGATTTTCCACTAGGACGCAATATTCACTTTGGTATTCGTGAACATGCAATGGGTGCGATTATCAACGCGTTTGCTTTGTATGGTCTGTTTATCCCATTTGGCGCAACGTTTTTTATCTTTAGCGATTACATGAAACCAACGGTACGTTTAGCAGCACTCATGAAATTGAAAAATTTTTACATCTGGACACACGATAGCATTGGTGTGGGGGAAGATGGCCCAACGCATCAACCCATCGAGCAACTCAGCCAATTTAGAGCCCTTCCAAACTTCTACGTATACCGCCCATGCGATGGTAGAGAAAATGTTAAAGCGTGGAAAAAGGCTCTGAGTATGCAAGCTCCTGCAGCATTTGTCTGCTCACGTCAAAAACTTCGAGCACTCAAAGATGACCGAGCATATGGTGATGTTGAAAATGGTGGATATCTTGTAAAAAGACGTGAAAACGCGCAAGTAACCATCATGGCAAGTGGAAGCGAAGTCTATCTTGCGTTAGAGGTTGCCTGTTACCTTTCTATGTTTGGCATTCCAAGCAATATGGTCAGTGTCCCCTGTTTTGATCTTTTAAATGAGCAAGATGAGGCGTATATTCAAACAATCATTGAACCACAAACGAAAGTCATTGCAATCGAAGCGGGTGCAGGAATTGAATGGTATCGTTATGCTGATAAAGTCATCTGCATGGAGCGTTTTGGCGCGAGTGGTCCTGCGGAGCTTTTATTTGAAAAATTTGGCTTTAAAGCTCATCAAGCGACTCAAGTGGCATGTGAGTTTTTAGGCTTAGATTATAATGCACTAAAGGCCGAGTTAGAACGAGATAATGAAAAAAAACATTGTATTTGA
- a CDS encoding HAD family hydrolase — MKKNIVFDLDGTLLNTLEDIAISANFALVSLGFQPQESAKYRYFVGEGVFKLFENIFASNVQTPELIQQAVTLFETHYTKQFNQNTKLYEGVSKMLSFLQKRNFKMAILSNKPNSFTKMCAIKYLRSWKFDVVYGVREGVPRKPHPRGALEICELLHVKPNDCYYLGDTMIDMKTANSAGMIAIGALWGFREENELREHGAQYLVQTPSDVIKLLAEV, encoded by the coding sequence ATGAAAAAAAACATTGTATTTGATCTAGATGGCACACTTCTTAATACCTTAGAAGATATTGCCATCAGTGCAAATTTTGCACTCGTTTCGCTTGGATTTCAACCACAAGAGAGTGCAAAATACCGCTATTTCGTAGGTGAAGGTGTTTTCAAATTATTTGAAAACATTTTCGCTTCTAATGTTCAAACTCCTGAGCTTATCCAACAGGCCGTTACTCTTTTTGAAACACATTATACAAAGCAGTTTAACCAAAATACTAAGCTGTATGAGGGTGTGAGTAAAATGCTGAGTTTTCTTCAAAAACGAAATTTTAAAATGGCAATCCTCTCCAATAAACCAAACTCCTTTACCAAAATGTGTGCGATAAAATATTTGCGTTCATGGAAGTTTGATGTGGTGTATGGTGTACGTGAAGGAGTTCCTAGAAAGCCTCATCCCAGAGGAGCTTTAGAGATTTGTGAGCTTTTACATGTAAAGCCAAACGACTGTTATTATCTTGGCGATACCATGATTGACATGAAAACAGCCAATAGCGCTGGCATGATAGCCATAGGAGCATTATGGGGCTTTAGAGAGGAAAATGAACTCAGAGAACATGGAGCACAGTATTTGGTTCAAACCCCCAGCGATGTGATTAAACTGCTCGCTGAGGTTTAA
- a CDS encoding DUF7488 domain-containing protein, whose protein sequence is MKRLGLSLLLILQALFAADIPIPAPASKAEFVYPDFSQCFEKNKQSVVYFGKTRAIAISEKQAIAFSKEKPSVPFARYDAFSHLYLFDSPKPLIPVKLKPTAELKLGEWLVSMTDNSLVAVNASKIGKSGNELFEFGGVGEINSLVGGLCCEMYGLGIGDKFFISSEELERFITGKSAFFPELGARIIDGNESVIVDFVDPTFKDAKLKAGDSITSLNGKKVSTIAEFADALKAGKDSAKVTAHIQRNNAWIDETIVTPKPASKKVDSKKVPLPESKKETILHGKGFTFDNNLKIEYVKHGSFAEQSGLKVGDRLMQVDGVSVSQIQNADAYLSKIHNRDVSLLFDRDDFQFFVTLPR, encoded by the coding sequence GTGAAACGTCTAGGACTTTCTCTTCTTTTAATACTCCAAGCTCTTTTCGCGGCGGATATTCCTATCCCTGCTCCTGCTAGCAAAGCAGAGTTCGTCTACCCTGATTTTTCACAGTGTTTTGAAAAAAATAAGCAATCGGTTGTTTATTTTGGTAAAACGCGTGCAATTGCCATTAGTGAAAAACAAGCAATTGCGTTTTCTAAAGAAAAGCCAAGTGTACCTTTTGCGAGATACGATGCATTCTCTCACCTCTATTTATTTGATTCTCCAAAACCACTGATTCCTGTCAAACTTAAACCCACCGCTGAGCTGAAGTTGGGGGAATGGCTTGTTAGCATGACCGATAATTCTTTGGTGGCTGTTAATGCTTCCAAAATAGGTAAAAGTGGCAATGAGTTGTTTGAATTTGGTGGGGTCGGTGAAATTAATAGTCTTGTTGGTGGGTTATGTTGTGAAATGTATGGACTTGGAATTGGAGATAAGTTTTTTATTAGTTCCGAAGAATTAGAACGTTTTATAACAGGTAAATCAGCCTTTTTCCCAGAGTTGGGTGCTCGGATTATAGATGGTAATGAGAGTGTGATCGTTGATTTTGTTGATCCAACTTTTAAAGATGCAAAGCTCAAAGCTGGCGATAGCATTACATCGCTTAATGGTAAAAAAGTAAGCACTATCGCCGAATTTGCTGATGCTCTCAAAGCGGGTAAAGATTCTGCTAAAGTGACTGCTCACATTCAACGCAATAATGCATGGATAGACGAGACTATTGTAACACCAAAACCGGCCAGTAAAAAAGTCGATTCTAAAAAAGTGCCACTCCCTGAGTCAAAAAAAGAGACTATTTTACACGGCAAAGGATTTACATTCGATAATAATCTTAAGATTGAATATGTAAAACATGGTTCTTTTGCTGAGCAAAGTGGTTTAAAAGTAGGTGACCGTTTAATGCAAGTGGATGGAGTTTCTGTTTCACAGATCCAAAATGCAGATGCTTATTTGTCGAAAATACATAATCGTGATGTTAGCCTGTTATTTGACCGTGATGATTTCCAATTTTTTGTAACATTACCACGCTGA
- a CDS encoding ATP phosphoribosyltransferase regulatory subunit: MIYEHEIPTGSKLYFGESAKLKRKIENVASELFYDAGFEEIVTPFFSYHQHKSIDEKELLRFSDEQNHIVSLRADSTMDVVRLSTKRMGRSTHHSKWFYIQPVFRYPSHEVHQIGAELIGEENLALSIATSVSIFEKFSIKPLLHVSNINIPKMLSQMLNLDLKIFEKGELQKLLALDIPWLTKLTCLQTLEELEAVIDEVPDELKVELEKLKVLSAHISCDNIVFSPLYYVKMRYYNALFFRFIYKNFTLGSGGSYDCEGIGSSGFGLYTDDLIEILIKRDGQ; the protein is encoded by the coding sequence ATGATTTATGAGCACGAGATACCCACGGGGAGTAAGCTTTATTTTGGAGAGAGTGCCAAATTAAAGCGAAAGATTGAAAATGTGGCAAGTGAACTTTTTTACGATGCAGGATTTGAAGAGATTGTAACACCCTTCTTTTCATACCATCAGCACAAAAGTATTGATGAAAAAGAGTTGTTACGTTTTTCAGATGAACAAAATCATATTGTCTCGTTGCGAGCTGATAGTACGATGGACGTCGTACGTCTCAGTACAAAACGTATGGGGAGAAGTACACATCATTCGAAATGGTTCTACATTCAACCTGTTTTTCGCTATCCTAGCCACGAAGTACACCAGATTGGCGCGGAGTTGATTGGTGAAGAAAATTTGGCTTTGAGCATTGCTACAAGTGTCTCTATTTTTGAAAAATTTTCAATCAAACCACTTTTACATGTAAGCAATATTAACATTCCCAAAATGCTGTCTCAGATGCTCAATTTGGATCTGAAAATCTTTGAAAAAGGAGAGCTTCAAAAGCTCTTGGCACTTGATATTCCATGGTTAACAAAATTAACTTGTTTACAAACATTGGAAGAATTGGAAGCGGTTATTGATGAGGTTCCAGATGAACTGAAGGTTGAACTTGAAAAGCTGAAAGTTCTCTCTGCTCATATTTCATGTGATAATATTGTTTTTTCACCGCTTTACTATGTGAAAATGCGCTATTATAATGCGCTATTTTTTAGATTTATCTACAAAAATTTTACACTAGGTTCAGGTGGAAGTTATGACTGTGAGGGCATTGGCTCAAGCGGTTTTGGACTTTACACGGATGATTTGATCGAAATATTAATTAAAAGAGATGGACAATAA
- a CDS encoding polyprenyl synthetase family protein, which translates to MSSKELVSKFEVFLKEKLPVIESFHPHFSHAFGEMLDVGGKRFRPLLLLSVVHCSRPLLIENALHVALGLEMMHTYSLIHDDLPCMDNAALRRGHPTLHVSYDETTAVLVGDALNTHAFYLLANAPLSAEIKIKLVSIFSSDAGIYGMVLGQAIDCFFEDKHLNVDELTFLHLHKTAKLIAASLLMGAVICELDKATQEALYQFGLKLGLLFQVQDDIIDATLTSEEAGKPTQNDGHKNSFVNLLGLEGAKVEKRKLLTELDVELGKLDAALSKRLKSIVDEYFKG; encoded by the coding sequence TTGAGTTCTAAAGAGTTAGTATCAAAATTTGAAGTTTTTTTAAAAGAGAAACTTCCCGTAATAGAGAGTTTTCACCCTCATTTTAGCCATGCTTTTGGCGAAATGCTTGATGTGGGAGGAAAACGGTTTCGTCCGCTTTTATTGCTCAGTGTTGTCCACTGTTCCCGTCCACTTTTGATTGAAAATGCTTTACATGTAGCGCTTGGTTTAGAGATGATGCACACCTATTCACTCATTCACGATGATCTGCCTTGCATGGATAATGCAGCGCTTAGGCGAGGACATCCCACTTTACATGTAAGCTATGATGAGACGACTGCCGTGCTTGTCGGAGATGCTTTAAATACCCATGCTTTTTATCTATTAGCAAATGCTCCTTTGAGCGCAGAGATTAAAATTAAACTGGTTTCCATCTTTTCAAGTGATGCAGGTATCTATGGTATGGTACTTGGTCAAGCCATTGACTGCTTTTTTGAAGATAAGCATTTAAATGTGGATGAACTCACTTTTTTACATTTGCATAAAACAGCTAAATTGATAGCAGCTTCACTTTTGATGGGAGCTGTGATTTGCGAGTTGGATAAGGCGACACAAGAAGCACTTTATCAGTTTGGATTGAAACTTGGGCTTTTATTTCAAGTCCAAGATGACATTATCGATGCAACACTGACCAGTGAAGAGGCAGGGAAACCCACTCAAAATGATGGGCATAAAAACTCTTTTGTGAACCTACTGGGATTAGAGGGCGCAAAAGTTGAGAAACGCAAACTGTTAACAGAGTTAGATGTTGAACTAGGTAAGCTTGATGCTGCTTTGTCAAAAAGGCTTAAAAGCATTGTAGATGAATATTTTAAAGGATAG
- a CDS encoding methyl-accepting chemotaxis protein, protein MNFKTKVTLIIALLICISLTAFGFVSYIDTKKNSITQVESTLKMASRSLTDYIDLWVLSKKHGLESAARMLTDVETMSESQIKAVLQETTLASGGRDSFLGIEASGVMIYGSNTIAKVDPRARPWYIMGKTTGKSGMTDIYRGSADPIDLVAVMAPIIKNGKTIGIVATSFELKHIVKAVSDIKFNGGYGMLLDAKKTIVAHPKAEFLGKESILSQRFTGEPEGIIEYTQEGEHKLFAFKMSQETNWIPGITFDKETAYEFLNAQVKELFVMGLIMLVLSIAIMAFLIKMLLNPLDKLNHVVKDLSSSEGDLRQRLQASSHDEFGQVSNNINLFIEKLHEIVKKSKEISNENASISEELSRTASEVVRNVDAEAKIVSKTKESGITLTNAIEVSVQKATASQEALHKTQQDINTVKDQAEHLEKTMQATAAKEQNLAERLNTVSQNANEVKDVLGIIRDIADQTNLLALNAAIEAARAGEHGRGFAVVADEVRKLAERTQKSLVEIDATINVVVQSIMDANTDIAQNAGEVNALASISIELQNGMNSIDATIQKTIEGAHETVNNFVNTASQIKGMVEEIEKINVISKENVTSIDNVSQASEHLHAMTENLNNELGKFKS, encoded by the coding sequence ATGAACTTCAAGACGAAGGTTACTCTGATTATCGCACTCTTAATCTGTATCAGCCTTACAGCATTTGGTTTTGTAAGCTATATTGATACCAAAAAAAACAGCATCACTCAAGTTGAATCAACCCTCAAGATGGCATCCCGTTCATTGACCGATTATATTGATCTTTGGGTTTTAAGTAAAAAACATGGGTTAGAGAGTGCTGCTCGCATGCTCACGGATGTTGAAACGATGAGTGAATCACAAATCAAAGCTGTTTTACAAGAGACAACACTTGCATCCGGTGGACGTGATAGCTTTTTGGGTATAGAAGCCAGTGGTGTCATGATCTACGGAAGCAATACAATCGCAAAAGTTGACCCAAGAGCACGCCCATGGTATATTATGGGAAAAACAACAGGAAAATCTGGCATGACCGATATTTACAGAGGTTCTGCTGACCCCATTGATCTTGTTGCAGTTATGGCGCCCATTATTAAAAATGGTAAAACCATCGGCATTGTTGCAACTTCTTTTGAGCTAAAGCATATTGTCAAAGCCGTTAGTGATATTAAGTTCAATGGTGGTTATGGCATGCTTTTGGATGCTAAAAAAACAATTGTAGCCCATCCTAAAGCGGAGTTCCTTGGGAAAGAATCTATTTTAAGCCAAAGATTTACAGGAGAGCCGGAAGGTATTATTGAGTATACACAAGAGGGAGAGCATAAGCTTTTTGCATTTAAAATGTCTCAAGAGACAAATTGGATTCCAGGTATTACATTTGATAAAGAGACTGCTTATGAATTCTTGAATGCTCAAGTGAAAGAGCTTTTTGTGATGGGTTTAATAATGCTCGTGCTTTCTATCGCCATTATGGCCTTTTTAATCAAAATGCTTCTTAATCCCCTTGATAAACTGAACCATGTTGTCAAAGATCTGTCCAGTAGTGAAGGCGATCTTAGACAAAGACTTCAAGCCTCAAGTCATGATGAATTCGGACAAGTTTCGAATAATATTAATCTCTTTATTGAAAAGCTTCATGAAATTGTCAAAAAATCTAAAGAGATTAGCAATGAAAACGCTTCTATCTCAGAAGAACTTTCACGTACGGCTTCCGAAGTTGTGAGAAATGTGGATGCAGAAGCTAAGATTGTGAGTAAAACCAAAGAGAGTGGTATTACGCTCACCAATGCAATTGAGGTATCAGTTCAAAAAGCGACCGCTTCTCAAGAAGCATTACATAAAACGCAACAAGACATCAATACCGTTAAAGATCAAGCAGAGCATTTAGAAAAAACGATGCAAGCCACGGCAGCCAAAGAACAAAACTTAGCAGAACGCCTTAATACCGTGAGTCAAAATGCCAATGAAGTCAAAGATGTTTTGGGGATCATTCGTGATATTGCCGATCAAACCAACCTTTTAGCCCTCAATGCTGCCATTGAAGCAGCGCGCGCAGGAGAACATGGACGTGGATTTGCCGTAGTAGCGGATGAAGTACGAAAGCTGGCTGAACGTACTCAAAAAAGCCTTGTTGAGATTGATGCCACCATCAATGTGGTTGTTCAATCGATCATGGATGCCAACACCGATATTGCTCAAAATGCTGGAGAGGTGAATGCTCTTGCTTCTATCTCTATCGAATTACAAAACGGTATGAATAGCATCGATGCAACCATTCAGAAAACCATAGAAGGGGCACATGAAACTGTTAATAATTTTGTCAACACTGCATCGCAGATCAAAGGAATGGTTGAGGAGATTGAAAAAATCAATGTCATCTCCAAAGAGAATGTCACGAGCATCGACAATGTTTCTCAAGCATCCGAACATCTCCATGCGATGACCGAAAATCTTAACAATGAATTAGGGAAATTTAAATCCTAA
- a CDS encoding methyl-accepting chemotaxis protein yields MSFKAKIILTISALMFLSLSIFCTISYIDTKKNSVVQVESSLKMASRALTDYIDLWVESKKKGVAGYARSLSNSSTMDEAELEAKLKDMAKTFDALDAYAGFEDGRMFYGSGKKKAEGYDPKTRGWYKQAKVDGKEGITDAYVGATAKVLMVTVMAPIMKNNTMIGVFGIDLPLETLTKAVGDVNFNGGYGMLLDTKKMILAHPKKELLGTESTLSQEFKDKKEGFIEYIFNGENKIFAFKVSEQTGWTPGITFDKETAYAFLKVQVQSLMMAGFMMLVLSIGIMIILIKTLLRPLDHLNDVVQELSSSEGDLRQRLEASANDEFAHVSQNINKFIEKLHEIVKKSKTISNENASISEELSRTASEVVRNVDTESKIVENTKEEGIALVKSIESSVLKAKNSQQALSNTQKDISDVKTKVEQLEYTMQATAAKEQNLAERLNTVSQNANEVKDVLGIIRDIADQTNLLALNAAIEAARAGEHGRGFAVVADEVRKLAERTQKSLVEIDATINVVVQSIMDANTDIAQNAGEVNALASISVELQEGMNNVANIIHQTIEESDHTVHDFIDTASKIKKIVDEIEKINAISKENVGSIDNVSQASEHLHVMTENLNNELGKFKS; encoded by the coding sequence ATGTCATTTAAAGCCAAAATCATCCTGACAATTTCTGCGTTAATGTTTTTAAGCCTCAGTATCTTTTGTACCATAAGCTATATTGATACGAAGAAAAATAGCGTTGTTCAAGTTGAATCAAGCCTGAAAATGGCATCACGTGCCTTAACAGACTACATTGATCTGTGGGTCGAATCGAAGAAAAAAGGAGTCGCCGGTTACGCACGATCCTTAAGTAACAGTTCCACAATGGATGAAGCAGAACTCGAAGCCAAGCTAAAAGACATGGCTAAAACCTTTGACGCGCTAGATGCGTATGCAGGGTTTGAAGATGGTCGAATGTTTTACGGTAGTGGAAAGAAAAAAGCAGAAGGATACGATCCTAAAACAAGAGGCTGGTATAAACAAGCGAAGGTGGATGGTAAAGAAGGTATTACGGATGCTTATGTCGGTGCAACGGCGAAAGTATTGATGGTAACGGTGATGGCGCCCATTATGAAAAACAACACTATGATTGGTGTTTTTGGTATTGATCTTCCGTTAGAAACACTGACCAAAGCCGTTGGAGATGTTAATTTTAATGGTGGATATGGAATGCTTTTGGATACAAAAAAGATGATTCTAGCCCATCCTAAAAAAGAACTCCTTGGAACCGAGTCAACATTGAGCCAAGAATTTAAAGATAAAAAAGAGGGATTTATTGAGTATATCTTTAATGGTGAAAACAAGATATTTGCTTTCAAAGTCTCAGAACAAACGGGCTGGACACCAGGAATTACATTTGATAAAGAGACTGCTTATGCCTTTTTAAAGGTGCAAGTTCAAAGCCTAATGATGGCAGGCTTTATGATGCTAGTCCTGTCCATTGGCATCATGATTATACTCATTAAAACACTGCTTCGTCCACTCGATCATCTGAATGATGTTGTCCAAGAACTCTCAAGTAGTGAGGGTGATCTGAGACAAAGACTTGAAGCATCAGCCAATGATGAATTTGCACATGTATCACAAAACATCAATAAATTTATTGAAAAACTGCATGAGATCGTGAAAAAATCTAAAACAATTAGTAATGAAAATGCTTCTATTTCAGAAGAGCTTTCACGTACCGCATCCGAAGTGGTACGCAATGTCGACACCGAATCGAAAATAGTTGAAAACACCAAAGAAGAAGGGATCGCTTTAGTTAAAAGCATTGAAAGTTCTGTTCTTAAAGCAAAAAATTCGCAACAAGCCCTCTCTAATACGCAAAAAGATATTTCGGATGTAAAAACCAAAGTCGAACAACTCGAATACACGATGCAGGCCACAGCAGCCAAAGAACAAAACTTAGCAGAACGCCTTAATACCGTTAGTCAAAATGCCAATGAAGTGAAAGATGTTCTTGGTATTATTCGTGATATTGCCGATCAAACCAACCTTTTAGCCCTCAATGCTGCCATTGAAGCGGCACGTGCAGGAGAACATGGGCGTGGGTTTGCCGTAGTTGCCGATGAAGTAAGGAAGCTGGCTGAACGTACGCAAAAGAGCCTTGTTGAAATTGATGCAACAATCAATGTGGTCGTTCAATCTATCATGGATGCCAACACCGATATTGCTCAAAATGCCGGTGAGGTAAATGCTCTTGCTTCTATCTCAGTAGAACTACAAGAGGGAATGAATAATGTTGCAAATATCATCCATCAAACCATTGAGGAGAGTGACCATACGGTTCATGACTTTATTGATACAGCTTCAAAAATTAAAAAAATAGTCGATGAAATTGAAAAAATAAATGCAATTTCCAAAGAGAATGTGGGGAGTATTGACAATGTTTCTCAAGCGAGTGAACATTTACATGTAATGACTGAAAACCTCAACAACGAACTGGGAAAATTTAAATCTTAA